The sequence TATTGGTTATTAGGAATTTAAAATATTTTGGAGTGCCGGAAGCTGCATTAGCGAATAAAGTCAAAGATTTAATGGAAAAATCAAATCCTACCATTGCTCCTCTTGTAGGTAAGGGCGAGACAAGGTTAAGGATAGTTGCAAAGGCAAAAAATTATGAAGAGGCAAATGCTCTTATAGATGAAGCTGAGAAAGAGGTTTTATCGAGGACAAAAGAGTATTTTTATGGTTATGGTGACGAAACATTAGAGCAAATTGTTGGAGAATTACTTTTAGAGAAAGATTTAACTGTAGCAGTTGCAGAATCATGTACAGGTGGGCTTGTTAGTTCAAGATTAACTGATATTTCGGGTAGTTCTCGTTATATAAAGCTTAATTTTGTTACATATTCTAATGAATCTAAGATAAAAACATTAGGAATCAGTGATAAAATCATTGAAAATTATGGTGCAGTTAGTGATAAAACAGCTATATCAATGGCTGAAGGTGTAAGATCATTATCAGATTGTGATATAGGAGTAGGGATTACAGGAATTGCTGGGCCTACAGGCGGATCTGAGAACAAGCCGGTTGGCCTTGTTTATATAGGTATATGTAACAGGCATAAGCTGGAAGTCCATGAAATAAGAATTCCAAGTAATTTGCCCAGAACAGAAATAAAATACAGGGCAAGTCAGTATACTCTTAATTATTTGAGATTATTTATTAATAAAGAATATAATTAAATTAGTAATAGAGTACACATTTAGGTAAGATTTTAGTTAAGGAAGAAAATGAGTTTATTTGAAGCTGGAATGCTTATTTGTTTTGGTGCTAGTTGGCCTTTTGCTGTAATTAAAACTTATAAAACAAAGAACGTAAAAGGGCACAGTAAAGCTTTCCTTTTTCTTTTATTGTCAGGATATATTTTTGGAATTTTGCATAAAATTTTCTTTAATCTTGATTTAGTTATAATATTTTATCTAATAAATACAAGTTTTGTTTTGACTGAGCTGTTTCTCTACTATCGATATAAAGATAAATGAATTAAGATGCTTGCCTAGAAAATGTTAGAATGTACTAATAATAAAGTATGTCATTGCGAGGTGGCTATGCCACAGTCACATTATCATCAATCTTTCTTTGATATACAAGAATTATTGATGATGTGTTTGTGCCTCTGGCACCGTGGCAATCTATCTGTCGAACATCGGAAAGATTACCGCGTCGCTTCGCTCCTCGTAATGACAGTTTAGGTGATTTTTAAATTTTATAAATACCGAAAAATTGCAAATATTTGCAATCTATTACTCTAGGCAAGCACCTTAATTAAAAGACTGGCTTTTTCTTAAGCCAGTCTTTTAGAGTTATATTAAACATTTAATGTCAAATTATTGTCTGATAATAGTTAAATTTCTCTTGCAAATAACTAACCTTTATGATAAACTAAACAAAGCTATAACTATGTTTTAAATTGGTGAGTAGGTTGAAATAAAGGAGGTTAAAGAGAGAAACTTATTACAGTATCTAGAATGCCTAAAAAATGGAATTTTTTCAAGTACTTTTTTTCAAACTTTTGTATAGTTATTTAACATGGAGTGAAAATAATGAAAGCAGCAGAAAAAAATAGACAAAAGTTATCTTCTTCTGAAATGAGAGCTACTAATTCAAAATATAAATCAAATAAAAATTGGAAGATTAATCTTGCTGCAATCGAAGAATATATAGAGTATATGACAGACGATGATTAATAATAAAAACAATGAATAAAAATTAAATAATTTAAAGAAAACAGAACTCTTCAAGGGTTCTGTTTTAGCTATGATATATACTTTTCATTAATTACTAAATTAAATTTTTGAGAATTAAAATAA is a genomic window of Candidatus Melainabacteria bacterium RIFOXYA2_FULL_32_9 containing:
- a CDS encoding competence/damage-inducible protein A; translation: MIAEILSVGTELLLGEIVNTNASYVSERLTNLGIDCYYQTTVGDNADRIKNTLGIALERSDIIIITGGLGPTDDDITMQAVADFFNEKLVLDQESLKSIEKFFIALDREMTESNIKQAYRPEEAKVISNPVGTAPGIIWEIPEYGVNKSKKIILIFPGVPEELYAMWEQTADNYLKQYSQEVLVIRNLKYFGVPEAALANKVKDLMEKSNPTIAPLVGKGETRLRIVAKAKNYEEANALIDEAEKEVLSRTKEYFYGYGDETLEQIVGELLLEKDLTVAVAESCTGGLVSSRLTDISGSSRYIKLNFVTYSNESKIKTLGISDKIIENYGAVSDKTAISMAEGVRSLSDCDIGVGITGIAGPTGGSENKPVGLVYIGICNRHKLEVHEIRIPSNLPRTEIKYRASQYTLNYLRLFINKEYN